A stretch of the Patescibacteria group bacterium genome encodes the following:
- a CDS encoding DUF3800 domain-containing protein produces the protein MKYIYIDESGDIGRKSKYIVFAAVITENDRQLEKAVKKVWRAKPQYHKKGRLHSVEVDDATRIRILSVISDLDITIKFHVFKKAASLPDQHKQYYAELSKFVANYVKDHIIIVERKDTLKKRNEIIHRCSLESIFKKVIFADPHNYKQLQAVDFIAWSYGRVIEQKDDSFYKIIEEKCFN, from the coding sequence ATGAAGTATATATACATTGACGAGAGCGGTGACATCGGCCGCAAGAGCAAATATATTGTTTTTGCGGCGGTAATTACCGAAAACGACAGGCAGCTTGAAAAAGCAGTCAAGAAGGTGTGGCGGGCGAAACCTCAATACCACAAAAAGGGCCGGTTACACTCGGTAGAGGTTGATGACGCAACCAGGATCCGTATTCTTAGTGTAATATCTGACCTGGACATCACTATTAAGTTTCATGTATTTAAGAAGGCCGCGAGCCTACCGGACCAGCATAAACAGTATTATGCAGAACTGAGCAAGTTCGTTGCAAATTATGTTAAAGATCACATAATTATTGTTGAACGCAAAGACACCCTTAAGAAAAGAAATGAGATCATTCACAGGTGTAGCCTCGAGTCTATCTTTAAGAAAGTTATATTTGCCGACCCTCATAACTACAAGCAGTTGCAAGCTGTAGATTTTATAGCTTGGTCATACGGTCGAGTCATTGAGCAAAAAGACGACTCATTTTATAAAATAATTGAAGAAAAGTGCTTTAATTAG